The genome window GTCAAAGTTTTAGCCCTCATCTACAACAACCAGCAGCCAAATGGCATGCACTATTATTTTTTCTTGAATTTTTTTTGCCTTTAGGCATCatcattttctgtatttttaacaTTATCTCAAAGCTAAAACATAGGAAATTGGCTAAAAAGAATAAGGTCCAAAAATCTGTGAAAATTCTGGTAGTCATTGTTTTGCTGTACACCTTCTGCTTCTTGCCTAGTATTTTAATTGCTGCAGCTGGCCTGGTCATTTTAATAGTATCTAATACTCCTACTCATGTTGAAACTATTGGCCAGTTATTACATGTCTCACTTGCCTTCACATACCTAAACAGTGCACTTGATCCAGTTCTGTATTGCTTTTCAAGTGCAGTCTTCCTACAGAGATGCAAAAACATGCTTTGCCAGGCGGGCTGGTTTAAAACCTCTGTGATAGAAGGAACCAACGAAAGTCCAAAGGGATATTCTGGACAACAAATGAAGAACGTCCAACCATCAACAGCAAGGTAATAGATTATGTACACGAGTCAAGGGCCAGATACTTCTAAAACAGTTCAATAAGAGGAAATGATGCCTGATGATATTTTCCTAAAATTTCTTGAGTGATAGTCTCCATAGAAATTGAACCAGATCTATAAGGCATGTCCTGAGTTTTAGAGGAGCTGACTGCACCTGCTTCCCAATGACTTCAAGGGGAATTGGGAAGGCTCAGTAGAACTCCTCTGAAATCAGGCAAAATGCATACAGCACATAGACTGAAGATAATTGAAAGAGCTGCAGAAAGTTCCATGATCTGGTGGTACAAGTATGTGATGGAGTCATAAGCTCTTGGTTATATTCCTGGTTCTGTGTATGTCTCACTGTATGACTTGGCCAAATCATCTAGGCTAAAAAGTTTTAACTCTGTGTTTAGAAGCCTAAACAGAGAGTCTGAATTTCTGGCATGTCTTTAACTCCttgtgaaatcagtggaagtgatgggggctcaggtctctgaaGATCAGGCCATGTATTTAGAAGACTTTCTTTAGGCAAGCAAATTTGAAAGTGTTGCCTCTAATTTGTCTGTGCCTCCATTCCCTGTATGGAGAATACTATCACTTTCTTATTGCACATGGGTACTGGGAGATGTTTGACATTTTCCAGGGCAAAGTGCTAAATATTGTAATGTATAATAGTGGCAACAGCAATCTAATTGCATATGTTGGTCGATATTCCCATCTCAGTTATATTAAACATCATCAGCAATTCTCTGCCATAGCTTTGTATGGCCATTTATAGAGACTTCTTAAAAGGACTTGAGaccaattttcaaaagtactcagcAACTACAAAGAGGACCAGATTGTCAAGAGAGCTCAACTCCCATTTGGGCACCAGAATAAATGAACAGACTGTCACCATTTCTGGGTGCAAGGCTCTATTGAAAGATATGTCTAGAAGTATCAAAATGGGAGTGGCTGGGaaatgagcacttttgaaaatcagatccATAGTCTCTTCCCCCAAAGTGTTTACAATCTAAGGTAACCAAACCCAGCCAGGGAGAGAATTTTGGTCCCAGAGAAACTAACAAAAGTTTTGCAATTGATGTCAAGGGAGCCAGAATGTCATTCATTAAATGGAAATAGGTGATTAAAAGCAAGGTGTAAAAAGCGCTTTGAATGAGGACAGGATTTAAGAGACTTAACATACAAAAAAATGGCGTAGGGCATGGGGAGCAATGTGAAaaaggccctgggctggaatgGGAAGAGGAGACGGAGCAACAACAGGAGAGGAGTGAGCAATGTACAAGGTGGGAGCTGTGGAGAAATAGGCAAGGAAACAAGAGGGCAGAGCCAAGAAGGCTATATAGCTGCTCCAAACTGACACCATTGTGATAAGTTCAGACACTGGCCAGTCCTTTTCAAGGAGAATTTTACATGGTTAAAGAACACATAAAAGACGACAAACCTATCCCCTTGTTTTGGTAATCACTAACCAAGCCCAAGCTTCCAGATATAGCAGGGAAGCAATACAAATGCCTCTGAAGAAAGCCCAGTAACTAAGCTTCCGTTTAATTCTAAATATTTGGGGCTAGAACTAAGAAGTTTTATATGCCGCCCAGATTGTAAGTAAATGCCTAGATCACAGACAATTGCTTTCATAATAATTTTAACCCAAGGAAATACCTGTAAATAGAAAGGACAGGGTATTTTTAGACACAATTTATGTGGGACATAATGGGGAGCTGTGAATGTGTTTTTATTGGCACCCCTAACAGACCCATTGATAGCTTAACAATGTTTTCCTCAATCAGTAGTCAGTGCCTAACTCATTGGCTGTGGTTTCATTTTGGGCAATTATTTACTCTCCatggcattttttatttttcagtaaacAAGAAGGTGAGTTAACTTCAGTTTCCGCAGATGGTCCTTTTAAAGGATGACATGCCACAGTGTTCTGAAAGCTTACCAGGGAACAGGCATATTTTTAGCATACAAAAATGGTAAATTGCAGCAGAAATAACTGGCCCAGCTCCTCTTTAGGTGTAAATCACTGTTCTGTCAATGGGGCAAAGCTAATTTACATTGACTAAGGACCTAGGCGAAACATTTGGTATTGTTAGCCTACCATAGTGCAATGCACAACACCAATAGTTGACTTACTTAAGGTGAGGGGTCCCCCTGCTCATCCCATGGCTGAATTTGGCCAAGGGAAACTAGTGATTAGAGAAGGTGACTAGGGAATTGGGACTTATGGGTCTTTAAATTTGTTATTGAGTCATTGTGTGACTTTGGAGCCAGTTACTTAGCCACTGTGGCTTGTTCTAACTTTCTATAAATTGCATATAAAAGTACTTGTGTACCTCACGGAGATGTTCTATTGGTTCTTTCATTGGTTGGTTGGAAAGCACCAGAGAGCTTCAGATGAAGGGTACTCCAGTGTGTcataaattaaaaattctgcacatcATATTTCAAATTTTGCACATTTTATTTGTCATAACAGAATACAGTCACtccaatttcaattattttggtaatttcaaaatacctgtaaACAAGTATGTCAACAATACAAACAACAGCAAAAAAATACATAGTTGTGTGCTGTGCTGTGAATTCTTTTTTACGTTTTATGGGGAACATTTGAAGCTGTTAAGAGCTGCTCTTTCCTCCCCATCATTAAACCGCTGTCAACCTGCATTTATGTTTTTATAGTGATACCAAGGAGATCATTTACCAAGACCTAGAAAAGGACATCTAGCTTCCCTAGAAACACCACCTGAACCATGGCCAAGTCTCCATCGACCTAGCATCAATTCATAATTAACTTGAAAACAACTATTGAGAGTTTCAGGAGTGTTACTGAAGAAAGTCCACTGAGATATATTGCAGGCAACAAGAAGCAGAAGGCTGGCTCAGACCAGGACTAGGTCTGTGTGTTCAAAAGGATAGTTAGACAAAAAATGATTTTTCATTTAATTGCTTATCTcaatatgtaaataaatatatttgtctCTTGAGCTATAggcaattttttaatttaaaattcacTCTAGTTATTTAGTATGAAGTGGGAGTTTTGTTGCATACTGTTCCTAACATCTGAGATCATCCCCTTTGATGCACatttccaatgaagtcaatgaaagaGGTATCTGTGCATCTTAGAGCAATGTTTCTTAACCAGGGGTATTTGAGAGAAATCTGGGAGATACataaatacaactgaaatttggagaaaactgaatttgtattCTATGTTTTAgagcatttttttatttttgtactttttacacccaaaaatgcccacccagctacgattaagttatttaaacaaatatgttgcaatgatagaaaaaaaaattgtgtgtctgaaaactgtaggtaccgggagcacattttttttaaaggtgtactttataaaaaaaaattgagaaacactttCTTAGATTACACTTTGGGCTTGATGGTTCCCTGCCTGGCATCTGGTGCAATCATTTATTCCTACACACATGTAAAGTTATACCATGAGAGCTGATCAATAAATGAGGAAATTTTTAGTGaatatttttgcaaatatttgttccttttgaatttaaaaaaaatcactttctcCCATTCCTATCACTCTGCTTTGAAAGTGTTTGACAATAACTTGGCACACTTTTCAGCCAAGGGTCAATGAAACGAACAGGTGCAAGGCAGGAGAGAATCAGGATCTTTCCCTAAATAGTAAGCCCAAAGAAACTGAAGTGGCAGACACCTCTCCTACTTAACTGAGTGAAAGAAGGAATGGTGGGGTACAGGTTTGGTGAATGCAATATTTGGCCAAATCTTTCTTTCAATTGCACCAATACAAGACCATTGACTTCCACAAATGAGGGGGAATTTGGCCCATTAGCTGTATTGATGTTATTTTATCACAGACACGCTTAATTATTGTTGCTTTTATCTTTTTCTTTGGTTGTCTCCTTTGAATTGTTCAATAGCCTGAatatattagaaaacataattgTGTGTCACATTTTTAACGCTGGTCACGCCAGAAGAAAAAGAGGTTGTTCTGTCacagtctgatccaaagcccatcaaAGTGCATGGAAATCTTTCTATTTATTTCAAGGACTTTCAGATCAATCTTTTTCACTCTAGTACTGTTTTAGTGAATCAGCTTATAAAGCAAGATCAATCATCCCTTCCAAAAATTGTTTGTGGCAAGAAACCACCACACTGTTTACGTTCAAGTGTTGTGTTCTTATTAAAAAAACAGTCATAACGTGGACTTGATGCCATTTCTTGTTTATGCCTGACAATCTGCTTAGCAGATTTTTGCCTCTGCTTCACTGATTATTAGTCAGCCAGATAC of Pelodiscus sinensis isolate JC-2024 chromosome 3, ASM4963464v1, whole genome shotgun sequence contains these proteins:
- the LOC142827684 gene encoding oxoeicosanoid receptor 1-like, yielding MSNVTGGNTSISVILAPVLVVETVIGLVGNGIALGIFCSYRNRWSSSTVYLFSLVIADFFLIINLPFRIHYYLKNEFWVFTEIFCSINLFMFSMNRTASIIFLTAIATDRYFKVVHPYHQMSKISTSCAAKVAIGVWITVILINSHVFVLDHNYSQNKCQSFSPHLQQPAAKWHALLFFLEFFLPLGIIIFCIFNIISKLKHRKLAKKNKVQKSVKILVVIVLLYTFCFLPSILIAAAGLVILIVSNTPTHVETIGQLLHVSLAFTYLNSALDPVLYCFSSAVFLQRCKNMLCQAGWFKTSVIEGTNESPKGYSGQQMKNVQPSTASDTKEIIYQDLEKDI